One window of Jannaschia sp. CCS1 genomic DNA carries:
- a CDS encoding NAD-dependent epimerase/dehydratase family protein — protein MPNHVFLTGVTGFIAKRIALDLLNGGHTVTGSLRNPARADEVRDALHPHLTDPGSLEHLTFATLDLTRDEGWTDAMAGCDTLMHTASPFPLSSPKDENDLIRPAVDGTLRALNAAKDAGVTRVILTSSVVAIEANDRPNPQTPANWTDVNHPRATPYYTSKTLAERAAWDFVAEHPEMQLTTINPSLVLGAPLDDNYGTSLSLIERMMAGKDPALPPLGFGLVDVEDVSAMHIAAMARPESAGNRYIASAGSMMMPAIGAHLKGIYPDRKIATRQAPGWLLRVLALFDPSIRTILPQLGHMPEFDTSVSIRDLGITFTPATTALKRAADAVT, from the coding sequence ATGCCAAACCACGTCTTTCTGACCGGTGTCACCGGCTTCATCGCCAAACGCATCGCGCTGGACCTCCTGAATGGGGGGCATACAGTCACCGGCTCTTTGCGAAACCCGGCACGCGCCGATGAGGTGCGCGATGCCCTGCATCCACATCTGACAGACCCCGGGTCGCTCGAACACCTGACATTCGCGACGCTCGACCTGACCCGTGATGAGGGCTGGACGGACGCCATGGCGGGCTGCGACACGCTGATGCACACCGCCTCCCCCTTCCCCCTGTCCTCTCCCAAGGATGAGAATGACCTGATCCGTCCCGCTGTGGATGGCACGCTGCGGGCGCTGAATGCGGCGAAAGACGCAGGTGTGACCCGGGTGATCCTGACGTCGTCTGTCGTGGCGATTGAGGCCAATGACAGGCCCAACCCGCAGACGCCTGCCAATTGGACCGACGTCAACCACCCCCGCGCGACGCCCTACTATACATCCAAGACGTTGGCAGAACGCGCGGCCTGGGATTTCGTGGCCGAACATCCGGAGATGCAGCTGACAACCATCAACCCGTCCCTCGTTCTCGGCGCCCCGCTGGACGACAATTACGGTACGTCGCTGTCGCTGATTGAGCGGATGATGGCCGGAAAGGATCCGGCTTTGCCGCCACTTGGGTTTGGGCTGGTGGATGTTGAGGATGTTTCAGCCATGCATATCGCCGCCATGGCGCGGCCTGAAAGCGCCGGAAACCGCTACATCGCCTCGGCCGGGTCGATGATGATGCCCGCCATCGGCGCACATCTGAAAGGCATTTATCCGGATCGCAAGATCGCCACGCGGCAGGCACCGGGATGGCTGCTGAGGGTGCTGGCACTCTTTGACCCGTCGATCCGTACGATTTTGCCACAACTGGGCCATATGCCGGAGTTCGACACCTCGGTCAGCATCCGTGATCTGGGGATCACGTTCACCCCCGCCACCACGGCCCTGAAGCGCGCCGCGGACGCCGTCACCTGA
- a CDS encoding LysE family translocator has protein sequence MSALAALGTFLVAAGSPGPATLAVAGASMASGRRAGLALGAGLAVGLAVWGVAVGLGFGALVAQSPVFLTIFKVIGGGYLLYLAWVSARSAMANHAPPEAMNSGRAFRRGLFLNLGNPKAALAWIAALALGSGDGAVGWGVVAACAILGAVIYGAYALAFALGPVRGLYTRARRGIEAATAGLFALAGLRLLTWRGAP, from the coding sequence ATGTCTGCTCTCGCTGCCTTGGGCACTTTTCTGGTGGCGGCGGGCTCTCCGGGGCCAGCTACTTTGGCCGTGGCGGGCGCATCCATGGCCTCGGGCCGCCGCGCCGGTTTGGCACTGGGTGCGGGCCTTGCGGTTGGACTGGCCGTATGGGGCGTCGCCGTGGGGCTTGGCTTCGGCGCATTGGTGGCCCAAAGCCCGGTGTTTCTGACGATCTTCAAAGTCATCGGCGGCGGCTATTTGCTGTACCTGGCGTGGGTGAGCGCGCGCTCCGCCATGGCAAATCACGCACCACCAGAGGCGATGAACAGCGGTCGCGCGTTTCGGCGCGGCTTGTTCCTGAACCTTGGCAATCCGAAAGCAGCCCTGGCCTGGATCGCCGCGCTGGCGCTTGGATCAGGGGACGGGGCCGTGGGTTGGGGCGTGGTGGCTGCCTGCGCGATCTTGGGCGCCGTGATCTACGGAGCCTACGCGCTGGCCTTCGCGTTGGGCCCGGTGCGGGGCCTTTACACGCGGGCACGACGGGGGATTGAAGCGGCGACGGCGGGCCTTTTCGCGCTTGCCGGGCTGCGCTTGCTGACATGGCGGGGCGCACCTTGA
- a CDS encoding DUF1491 family protein, which produces MSARLTADFWVAAYLARLRVEDIPAFIVSRGDGTAGAVLVKQSPLDGTATLHQRSFDPMTGTRDWMVLTQGPETDVDAAIARQQSFDPDLWVIEVEDRAGRHLLDAPGLD; this is translated from the coding sequence ATGAGTGCGCGGCTGACCGCAGACTTCTGGGTTGCGGCCTATCTTGCGCGGCTGCGGGTGGAGGACATTCCGGCCTTCATCGTCTCGCGCGGTGATGGCACCGCAGGCGCGGTTCTGGTCAAGCAAAGCCCGCTGGATGGGACGGCCACGCTTCATCAGCGCAGTTTTGATCCGATGACCGGTACGCGGGACTGGATGGTGCTGACGCAAGGTCCAGAGACCGATGTTGACGCTGCCATTGCGCGGCAACAAAGTTTTGACCCGGACCTTTGGGTGATTGAGGTGGAGGACCGCGCCGGTCGGCATCTGCTGGACGCGCCGGGCCTCGACTAG
- the acpS gene encoding holo-ACP synthase, with translation MILGIGTDLANIERIEGTLERFGDRFRNRVFTDREQARAERMPEPAAVYAKRWAAKEACSKALGTGLRMGIAWKDMSVRNLRTGQPVMEVTGWARERLDQMTPDGYGAVIHVTLTDDHPWAQAMVVIEALTPEEAELRPDLGPAARRTMS, from the coding sequence TTGATTCTCGGCATCGGAACGGATCTCGCGAATATCGAACGGATCGAGGGGACGCTGGAGCGGTTCGGCGACCGCTTCCGCAACCGCGTCTTCACGGACCGCGAACAAGCCCGGGCGGAGCGGATGCCTGAACCTGCCGCCGTCTATGCCAAGCGATGGGCGGCGAAAGAGGCGTGTTCAAAGGCACTGGGCACCGGTTTGCGCATGGGGATCGCCTGGAAGGACATGTCGGTGCGCAACCTGCGGACGGGACAGCCGGTGATGGAGGTCACGGGATGGGCGCGGGAGCGGTTGGACCAGATGACGCCCGACGGCTACGGCGCGGTGATCCATGTGACCCTGACCGACGATCACCCCTGGGCCCAGGCCATGGTGGTGATCGAGGCGCTGACGCCCGAGGAGGCAGAGTTACGCCCGGATCTGGGGCCTGCGGCGCGCCGGACAATGAGCTGA
- the thpR gene encoding RNA 2',3'-cyclic phosphodiesterase — MRAFVALPLTDPAIDALTRVQSTLPTGKPVPEENLHLTLAYLGEVSEDVLETLHDMLSAARLPSADIAFEGLGTFAEMERGLTFGAVAPSDALTALQTKVAQLARQAGVLLPRRRFRPHVTLTRANRQPKGPTRDRLASAIGTPIKVPGFTARTANLYESTLTPSGARHEVLASYPLG; from the coding sequence ATGCGGGCCTTTGTTGCTCTGCCTCTCACCGATCCGGCCATCGACGCTTTGACGCGAGTGCAATCCACGCTTCCCACGGGCAAGCCAGTGCCGGAGGAGAACTTGCATCTGACCCTCGCCTATCTGGGTGAGGTATCCGAGGACGTTCTGGAGACCTTGCATGATATGTTGAGCGCGGCGCGGCTTCCGTCCGCCGATATCGCATTTGAGGGCCTTGGCACCTTTGCGGAGATGGAGCGCGGGCTGACATTTGGCGCTGTCGCCCCCAGTGACGCCCTCACAGCGCTCCAGACCAAGGTCGCCCAACTCGCGCGGCAGGCGGGGGTGCTGCTTCCCCGCCGCAGGTTCCGGCCCCATGTCACCCTGACCCGTGCCAACAGGCAACCCAAAGGCCCGACCCGGGACCGTTTGGCCAGCGCCATCGGCACGCCGATCAAGGTGCCAGGCTTCACCGCCCGTACCGCAAACCTCTACGAATCCACCCTGACGCCATCGGGCGCGCGACATGAGGTTCTGGCTAGCTACCCCCTCGGATAA
- the lepB gene encoding signal peptidase I — MADSEGGIMETVKTVAWALVIAGIFRTLFFQPFWIPSGSMKDTLLIGDFLFVNKMAYGYSRHSCPFSMCPFEGRIFGSDPERGDVVVFRHPTNETDFIKRVIGLPGDRVQVIDGVLHLNGEPVRLTPEEPFEEIAEAQGPQGHVPRCANAPVGEGGVCSKERFTEELPGGVTHSILNIQEGTRGDNTPEFVVPEGHFFVMGDNRDNSIDSRFPQSIGGVGFVPAENLLGRADRVIFSSAGQRMIYFWTWRSDRFFRAIE; from the coding sequence ATGGCAGATTCTGAGGGCGGCATCATGGAGACGGTCAAGACCGTTGCCTGGGCGCTGGTGATCGCGGGAATATTCCGCACCTTGTTCTTTCAACCGTTCTGGATTCCATCGGGTTCGATGAAGGATACGTTGCTGATTGGCGATTTCCTGTTCGTCAACAAGATGGCTTACGGCTATTCGCGCCATTCCTGCCCGTTTTCCATGTGCCCGTTCGAGGGGCGGATCTTCGGCTCGGACCCTGAGCGGGGCGATGTGGTCGTCTTCCGGCATCCGACGAACGAGACCGATTTCATCAAACGTGTGATTGGCCTTCCGGGGGACCGCGTGCAGGTCATCGACGGGGTGCTACACCTGAACGGTGAGCCGGTGCGCCTGACCCCGGAGGAGCCGTTTGAAGAGATCGCCGAGGCGCAGGGTCCGCAAGGTCATGTTCCGCGCTGCGCCAATGCGCCTGTGGGCGAGGGCGGTGTCTGCTCCAAAGAGCGGTTCACGGAAGAGCTTCCGGGCGGCGTCACCCATTCGATCCTGAATATCCAAGAGGGCACGCGGGGCGACAACACGCCGGAATTCGTGGTGCCCGAGGGGCATTTCTTCGTGATGGGGGACAATCGCGACAATTCCATCGACTCGCGGTTCCCGCAATCCATCGGCGGCGTGGGCTTTGTGCCGGCGGAGAACCTGCTGGGTCGTGCGGACCGGGTGATTTTCTCGTCCGCGGGCCAGCGAATGATCTACTTCTGGACCTGGCGCTCGGACCGCTTCTTCCGGGCGATCGAGTAG
- a CDS encoding Pr6Pr family membrane protein, with protein MFPALPLRARWTAMVIALVAGGSVLVMFFYNLATDRYGDEVTTAWAMARFFTILTNIAVAWTFLNAALRRDGVRPAWTAALTLAMVLVGAVYHTLLSGITTYVGWGAWANHGLHTFVPTACLLWWIAFAPKNRLQFRDLPMFIVWPCVYVAYALARGAQDGVYPYPFMDLAEKPPLVVATNLAALLTVLLIGGVIFVMAARFADR; from the coding sequence ATGTTCCCGGCTCTCCCCCTTCGTGCCCGCTGGACGGCCATGGTGATCGCGCTCGTCGCGGGTGGTTCTGTGCTGGTCATGTTTTTCTACAATCTTGCAACCGACCGGTATGGAGATGAGGTCACGACGGCCTGGGCCATGGCGCGCTTCTTCACCATACTCACGAACATTGCCGTGGCCTGGACGTTTCTGAACGCAGCGCTCCGACGTGACGGGGTCAGGCCCGCCTGGACCGCGGCCTTGACCTTGGCGATGGTCCTTGTCGGTGCAGTCTACCACACGCTCTTGTCGGGGATCACCACCTACGTGGGCTGGGGCGCATGGGCGAACCATGGCTTGCATACATTCGTGCCGACGGCCTGCCTGTTGTGGTGGATCGCCTTTGCGCCCAAAAACAGACTGCAGTTTCGCGATCTGCCAATGTTCATCGTCTGGCCCTGTGTCTATGTGGCCTACGCTCTGGCACGGGGGGCCCAGGATGGGGTCTACCCCTACCCGTTCATGGATCTGGCCGAGAAGCCGCCACTGGTCGTCGCCACAAACCTGGCCGCTCTCCTCACGGTGCTGCTGATCGGCGGTGTGATCTTTGTGATGGCCGCCCGCTTCGCAGACAGATAG
- the rnc gene encoding ribonuclease III, translating to MKPARELTAFMDRLGYVFEDPALLARALTHSSLSSPTRGDNQRLEFLGDRVLGLVMAEAVLAADTDAKEGTLAPRFNALVRKEACADVARQIDLGAAMRLGKSEMSAGGRRRMALLGDAMEAVIAAVYLDGGFASARDLVLRLWSERVQSVEEDARDAKTALQEWAQARGMAPPTYTEVARSGPDHAPVFRVRVTLSSGENAEAQAKAKRQAEQQAAKDLLAQLAGE from the coding sequence ATGAAACCCGCGCGGGAGCTGACGGCCTTCATGGACCGCCTGGGGTATGTCTTTGAGGACCCCGCATTGCTCGCGCGCGCGCTGACCCATTCGTCCCTGTCCTCGCCCACGCGGGGCGATAACCAGCGGCTGGAGTTCCTGGGCGACCGCGTTCTGGGTTTGGTGATGGCCGAGGCCGTCCTGGCCGCTGACACGGACGCGAAGGAAGGTACGCTTGCGCCGCGCTTCAACGCGCTGGTCCGCAAAGAGGCCTGCGCTGACGTGGCCCGCCAGATTGATCTGGGTGCGGCCATGCGTCTTGGCAAATCCGAGATGTCCGCAGGGGGCCGCCGCCGCATGGCGCTTTTGGGCGACGCGATGGAAGCGGTGATCGCCGCCGTCTATCTGGATGGGGGCTTTGCAAGCGCGCGCGATCTGGTCCTACGCCTCTGGTCCGAGCGGGTGCAAAGCGTCGAGGAAGATGCGCGCGACGCCAAAACGGCGCTTCAGGAATGGGCGCAGGCCCGTGGTATGGCGCCGCCGACATATACCGAAGTTGCCCGATCCGGCCCAGATCATGCGCCCGTTTTTCGAGTCCGCGTGACGCTGTCCTCCGGCGAAAACGCGGAGGCTCAGGCCAAAGCCAAACGTCAGGCCGAGCAGCAGGCGGCGAAAGACTTACTGGCGCAGCTGGCGGGCGAATGA
- the era gene encoding GTPase Era: MTDPTTRAGFIALIGEPNAGKSTLLNRMVGAKVSIVTHKVQTTRARIRGVAMEGDSQLVFVDTPGLFRPRRRLDRAMVKAAWTGAADADVVVLLIEAHRGLTDGVQAILDGLKERTGDRKVALAINKIDRVDAPVLLKLTEDLNAAYPFDETYMISAEKGHGVKELRTWLAAEVPEGPWLYPEDQIADLPLRMIAAEMTREKLTLRLHQELPYQLTVETEAWENRRDGSAKIDQIIYVARDGHKGILLGKGGETIKSVSKAAREEIAEFVGHPVHLFLQVKVRPGWLEESERYSEMGLNFKDGNA, from the coding sequence ATGACTGACCCCACCACCCGCGCCGGGTTCATCGCCCTGATAGGGGAGCCCAATGCAGGCAAATCCACGCTGCTCAACCGGATGGTGGGTGCGAAGGTCTCGATCGTGACGCACAAGGTGCAGACCACGCGGGCGCGGATCCGGGGGGTGGCGATGGAGGGTGACAGCCAGCTGGTGTTTGTGGACACGCCGGGCCTCTTCCGTCCGCGCCGTCGGTTGGACCGGGCGATGGTCAAAGCCGCCTGGACGGGAGCGGCGGACGCCGATGTCGTGGTGCTTCTGATCGAGGCGCACCGGGGCCTGACCGATGGGGTCCAGGCTATCCTGGATGGTCTGAAAGAGCGGACCGGGGACCGCAAGGTCGCGCTGGCCATCAACAAGATTGACCGGGTCGATGCGCCGGTTCTGCTGAAGCTGACCGAAGACCTAAACGCCGCCTACCCGTTTGATGAAACTTACATGATCTCTGCGGAGAAGGGCCATGGGGTGAAAGAGCTTCGCACCTGGCTCGCCGCTGAAGTTCCCGAAGGTCCCTGGCTTTATCCCGAAGACCAGATTGCTGATTTGCCGCTGCGGATGATCGCGGCAGAAATGACGCGTGAGAAGCTGACCCTGCGCCTGCATCAGGAATTGCCCTATCAGCTGACCGTGGAGACGGAGGCGTGGGAAAACCGCAGGGACGGCTCTGCCAAGATCGACCAGATCATCTATGTGGCACGCGATGGCCATAAGGGGATCCTGCTGGGCAAGGGCGGCGAGACGATCAAATCCGTTTCCAAAGCCGCGCGGGAGGAGATCGCGGAATTTGTGGGCCACCCGGTGCACCTGTTTCTGCAGGTGAAGGTCCGGCCCGGTTGGTTGGAGGAATCTGAGCGCTACTCGGAAATGGGCCTCAACTTCAAAGACGGAAATGCATGA
- the recO gene encoding DNA repair protein RecO, with protein MDWRADGILLAVRRHGEASAIIELFTADQGCHLGVVRGGASRKMAPLLQVGAQLDATWRARLSDHIGSYTVELVKGRAAEVMEDRVALAGLSSVCALLSFSLPERAAYPGLFARTLAVLDGLGAERWAEAYLGWEMALLTEMGFGLDLSQCAATGVTQDLAFISPRTGRAVSRAAAGEWADRLLPLSPALEGMARGPEDILAGLAVTGHFLATHLAPSLGDKPLPAARQRLIDALERQVIRGGS; from the coding sequence ATGGACTGGCGCGCAGATGGGATCCTTTTGGCCGTGCGGCGGCATGGCGAGGCCTCGGCCATTATCGAGCTGTTCACAGCCGATCAGGGCTGCCATTTGGGCGTCGTGCGGGGTGGGGCATCGCGCAAAATGGCTCCGCTGTTGCAGGTTGGTGCGCAGCTTGATGCGACGTGGCGGGCGCGGTTGTCGGATCACATCGGCAGCTACACCGTTGAATTGGTTAAGGGCCGCGCCGCAGAGGTGATGGAGGACCGGGTGGCTTTGGCGGGCCTGTCATCGGTCTGCGCCTTGCTGTCGTTCAGCCTGCCCGAGCGTGCCGCTTACCCCGGCCTTTTTGCGCGGACCCTCGCGGTTCTTGACGGTCTGGGGGCGGAGCGGTGGGCAGAGGCCTATCTGGGGTGGGAGATGGCCCTGTTGACCGAGATGGGGTTTGGGTTGGACCTCAGCCAATGCGCGGCCACGGGGGTCACGCAGGATCTGGCGTTCATCTCGCCGCGCACGGGCCGCGCCGTGTCACGGGCGGCGGCGGGGGAGTGGGCGGATCGGTTGTTGCCGCTGTCGCCCGCGTTGGAGGGGATGGCGCGTGGGCCAGAGGACATCCTGGCCGGGCTGGCTGTGACGGGTCATTTCCTTGCGACGCATCTCGCCCCAAGCCTCGGCGACAAGCCGTTGCCCGCAGCGCGGCAGCGATTGATCGACGCGTTGGAGCGGCAGGTTATCCGAGGGGGTAGCTAG
- a CDS encoding ABZJ_00895 family protein produces the protein MAVNLKRYGLVYLGTIVGLVGLSNAMVYFLDMSLPTGISTILPAWLAAMTEGQKASDAKAPQYTGPQAWAQARRMTVVVVVINCIFGAIIFIYSDVATLLAQAPVLITALLLIGFAVTFLVNRFALTWGYKVQHRAIVRKESRVG, from the coding sequence ATGGCCGTTAACCTCAAACGCTATGGGTTGGTGTATCTTGGTACGATCGTCGGGCTTGTGGGGCTGTCGAACGCGATGGTGTACTTTCTTGACATGTCATTGCCGACCGGCATTTCAACGATCCTGCCGGCATGGCTTGCGGCCATGACGGAGGGGCAGAAAGCGTCCGACGCGAAGGCCCCGCAATACACTGGTCCGCAGGCCTGGGCACAGGCGCGGCGCATGACCGTTGTGGTTGTCGTAATCAACTGCATCTTTGGCGCAATCATATTTATCTACTCTGACGTTGCCACACTTCTTGCACAGGCACCGGTTCTGATCACCGCTTTGCTTCTGATCGGGTTTGCTGTCACGTTCCTGGTCAACCGGTTTGCGTTGACCTGGGGCTACAAGGTTCAACACAGAGCAATCGTGCGGAAGGAGTCTCGGGTCGGATGA
- a CDS encoding DUF2165 family protein codes for MLVRLCKIAMLLGLASFAFLVTFNNVTDYQSNFAFVQHVLSMDTTFPDNAAMYRAVETPWMWHAGYWMIIAGEGLTALLLLAGAASLFIARNDPAIVFQDRKALAVVGCTIGFLVWFVGFMTVGGEWFLMWQSDIWNGQQAAFRFYMSILVVLIFVMQPDEEVR; via the coding sequence ATGCTTGTCCGCCTGTGCAAGATCGCAATGCTTCTCGGCCTCGCCTCATTTGCCTTTCTTGTGACGTTCAACAACGTCACCGATTACCAGTCCAACTTCGCGTTTGTGCAACACGTCCTGTCGATGGACACGACCTTCCCCGACAACGCCGCCATGTACCGCGCGGTCGAGACGCCGTGGATGTGGCACGCGGGCTACTGGATGATCATCGCCGGAGAAGGGCTGACCGCCCTGCTGCTCCTGGCTGGGGCCGCGAGCCTTTTCATAGCCCGCAATGATCCCGCCATCGTGTTCCAGGATCGCAAGGCGCTTGCGGTTGTGGGCTGCACCATCGGTTTTCTCGTGTGGTTCGTGGGCTTCATGACCGTGGGCGGCGAATGGTTCCTGATGTGGCAATCCGACATCTGGAACGGCCAGCAAGCCGCGTTCCGGTTCTACATGTCGATACTGGTCGTGCTGATCTTCGTGATGCAACCGGATGAAGAGGTCCGCTAG